In Aphanothece sacrum FPU1, a single window of DNA contains:
- the cobA gene encoding uroporphyrinogen-III C-methyltransferase: protein MSPTLGKVYLVGAGPGDPGLMTLKGKTLLENADVVVYDALVSPPILAMISDRAEKIHAGKRRGRHSKLQEETTQLLIEKAQTHAIIVRLKGGDPFVFGRGGEEMADLIKAGIPVEVVPGITSGIAAPAYAGIPLTHRDYSSSVTFVTGHESAGKYRPQVNWQAIAQGSETIVIYMGLHNLGYIVDQLQQGGLTSQTAIALVRWGTRPEQEQLIATLATIVEQVEAQQFEAPAIAVIGSVVNLHSILRTFVGT, encoded by the coding sequence ATGAGTCCAACATTAGGCAAAGTTTACCTCGTCGGGGCCGGCCCCGGTGATCCTGGGTTAATGACCCTCAAAGGGAAAACCCTACTAGAAAACGCTGATGTGGTGGTTTATGATGCTTTAGTCAGTCCTCCTATCTTGGCCATGATCAGCGATCGCGCCGAAAAAATTCATGCTGGAAAACGACGGGGCCGTCACTCTAAGTTACAAGAGGAAACGACCCAGTTATTGATTGAAAAAGCGCAAACCCATGCTATTATAGTGCGACTTAAAGGGGGTGATCCCTTTGTTTTTGGTCGGGGAGGAGAAGAAATGGCAGATTTAATTAAAGCGGGTATTCCCGTAGAGGTAGTTCCTGGTATTACTTCAGGGATAGCTGCTCCAGCTTATGCGGGTATTCCTTTAACCCATCGAGATTATAGTTCTTCTGTCACCTTTGTCACGGGTCATGAATCTGCCGGAAAATACCGCCCTCAAGTCAATTGGCAAGCTATTGCTCAAGGCTCAGAAACCATTGTTATTTACATGGGTCTCCACAACTTAGGGTATATTGTAGACCAATTGCAACAAGGGGGTTTAACTTCTCAAACCGCGATCGCCTTAGTTCGTTGGGGAACTCGACCGGAGCAAGAACAGTTGATCGCAACATTGGCTACCATTGTTGAACAAGTGGAAGCTCAACAATTTGAAGCTCCTGCGATCGCGGTTATTGGCTCAGTGGTCAATCTTCACTCAATTTTAAGGACTTTTGTGGGGACTTGA
- the speA gene encoding biosynthetic arginine decarboxylase gives MKTDATEKQARMNTKVIAPPWNIEESEHLYRIQGWGDPYFSINAAGHITVSPEGDRGGSLDLYELVQALRQRNIGLPLLIRFSDILADRLARLNASFSKAIARYNYPNVYRGVYPVKCNQHRHIVEAVVHHGRPYHFGLEAGSKPELMIALATLDPSVYPANDPALIICNGYKDQEYLETAMLATHLGHKPIIVIEQLNELYATVDISKRLGLKPVLGVRAKLSTKGSGRWGSSTGDRAKFGLTIPQMITAIEYLKSQEMLDCLQLLHFHIGSQISSINVFKDAIREASQVYVQLAKAGANMKYLDVGGGLGVDYDGSKTNFYASKNYDMQSYANDIVAEIQEACEGSKLPEPILISESGRAIAAHQSVLIFDVLNTSDVPTIPPPPNGGNDNLIIRNLWETYESINLKNYQEMYHDASQYKEEAISLFNFGYLSLQERARAEQLYWACCGKILEMTRHQEYVPDDLEDLEKIMASIYYVNFSVFQSAPDSWAIDQLFPIMPIHRLDEEPEKRAILADLTCDSDGKIDQFIDLRDVKSVLELHSLKEDKSGLNSDNCSSLPPKEPYYLGMFLVGAYQEIMGNFHNLFGDINVVHIQMNPKGYKIEHVVKGDTITEVLGYVQYDAEDLLESMRQQTEHALQDNRIDFDKSQQLLKDYEGSLSRYTYLV, from the coding sequence ATGAAAACAGACGCGACAGAGAAACAAGCCCGTATGAATACAAAAGTTATCGCCCCCCCTTGGAATATCGAGGAAAGCGAGCATTTATACCGCATTCAGGGTTGGGGAGATCCTTATTTTTCTATTAACGCGGCTGGCCATATTACTGTCTCTCCTGAAGGTGATCGCGGGGGTTCCTTAGATTTATACGAATTAGTTCAAGCGTTGCGACAACGTAATATTGGCTTACCTTTACTAATTAGATTTTCTGACATTTTAGCGGATCGATTAGCCCGTTTAAATGCGAGTTTTTCTAAAGCGATCGCTCGTTATAATTATCCGAATGTTTATCGAGGGGTTTATCCTGTTAAATGTAACCAACATCGTCATATTGTTGAAGCAGTGGTACATCATGGTCGCCCCTATCATTTTGGACTAGAAGCCGGATCTAAACCTGAATTAATGATAGCATTAGCGACATTAGATCCGAGTGTTTATCCAGCCAATGATCCGGCTTTAATTATTTGCAACGGGTACAAGGATCAAGAATATTTAGAAACGGCAATGTTGGCCACTCATTTAGGTCATAAACCGATCATTGTTATTGAACAGTTAAATGAATTATATGCGACGGTTGATATTAGTAAACGATTAGGATTAAAACCAGTGCTTGGGGTTCGAGCAAAGTTAAGCACTAAAGGTTCAGGACGTTGGGGCAGTTCAACAGGCGATCGGGCTAAATTTGGTTTAACTATTCCTCAAATGATAACAGCAATTGAGTATTTGAAATCTCAAGAAATGCTTGATTGTTTACAACTGTTACATTTTCATATTGGTTCTCAAATTTCTTCAATTAATGTGTTTAAAGATGCTATTCGAGAAGCCAGTCAAGTCTATGTGCAGTTAGCTAAGGCAGGGGCTAATATGAAATATCTGGATGTAGGAGGAGGATTAGGAGTTGATTATGATGGCTCAAAAACCAATTTTTACGCCTCTAAAAACTACGATATGCAAAGTTATGCTAATGATATTGTAGCGGAAATTCAAGAAGCTTGTGAGGGTTCTAAGTTACCCGAACCTATTTTAATTAGTGAAAGTGGACGAGCGATCGCGGCTCATCAATCTGTGCTAATTTTTGATGTTCTTAATACCAGTGATGTTCCGACTATTCCTCCTCCTCCTAATGGGGGAAATGATAATTTAATTATTCGCAATCTTTGGGAAACTTATGAGTCTATTAACCTCAAAAATTACCAAGAAATGTATCATGATGCGTCTCAATATAAAGAGGAAGCGATTAGTTTATTTAATTTTGGCTATCTAAGTTTACAGGAACGCGCCAGGGCTGAACAATTATATTGGGCTTGTTGTGGTAAAATTCTAGAAATGACCCGCCATCAAGAGTATGTTCCTGATGATCTTGAAGATTTAGAGAAGATCATGGCATCGATTTATTATGTTAATTTTTCGGTGTTTCAATCTGCTCCTGATTCTTGGGCTATTGATCAATTGTTTCCTATTATGCCAATTCATCGTCTTGATGAAGAACCAGAAAAAAGGGCAATTTTAGCGGATTTAACTTGTGATAGTGATGGAAAAATAGATCAATTTATTGATCTACGAGATGTTAAATCTGTCTTAGAATTACATTCTTTAAAAGAAGATAAGAGTGGATTAAATAGTGATAATTGTTCTTCGTTACCCCCCAAAGAACCTTATTATTTAGGTATGTTTTTGGTTGGGGCCTATCAGGAAATTATGGGCAATTTCCATAACTTATTTGGGGATATTAATGTAGTGCATATCCAAATGAATCCCAAGGGCTATAAAATTGAACACGTGGTTAAGGGAGATACGATTACTGAAGTTTTAGGTTATGTTCAATATGATGCAGAAGATTTACTAGAATCTATGCGTCAGCAGACGGAACACGCTTTACAAGATAATCGAATTGATTTTGATAAATCTCAACAATTATTAAAGGATTATGAGGGTAGTCTTTCCCGTTATACCTATTTAGTTTAA
- the purE gene encoding 5-(carboxyamino)imidazole ribonucleotide mutase, producing the protein MRENTPIIGIIMGSDSDLPTMKSAIAICETFGVSWEVAIVSAHRTPEKMVEYSKTAHFRGIKVIIAGAGGAAHLPGMVASLTPLPVIGVPVATKHLQGVDSLYSIVQMPKGIPVATVGIGNGENAGLLAVQILAVNDPDLLKKVQEYRQNLTQIVQEKQTKLEDIGYQKYLEQL; encoded by the coding sequence ATGAGGGAAAATACTCCCATTATCGGAATTATCATGGGAAGTGATTCGGACTTACCCACAATGAAAAGTGCGATCGCCATTTGTGAAACATTTGGGGTATCTTGGGAAGTAGCAATTGTTTCCGCCCATCGCACCCCAGAAAAGATGGTAGAATATAGTAAAACAGCCCATTTTAGAGGAATTAAAGTCATTATAGCAGGAGCAGGAGGAGCAGCCCATTTACCGGGGATGGTAGCATCATTAACGCCCTTACCTGTGATTGGTGTTCCCGTCGCCACAAAACACTTACAAGGAGTAGACTCATTATATTCTATTGTACAGATGCCTAAAGGAATTCCCGTAGCTACAGTAGGTATTGGAAATGGGGAGAACGCTGGATTATTAGCCGTACAAATTTTAGCAGTTAATGACCCAGACTTGCTGAAAAAAGTGCAAGAATACCGTCAAAATTTAACTCAAATAGTGCAAGAAAAGCAAACTAAATTAGAAGATATAGGCTATCAAAAGTATTTGGAACAATTGTAA
- the ispF gene encoding 2-C-methyl-D-erythritol 2,4-cyclodiphosphate synthase: MNIRIGNGYDIHRLVLGRPLILGGVEISHTVGLLGHSDADVLTHAIMDAMLGALSLGDIGHYFPPSDPQWAGANSLILLQQVNQLVRSQGWQIGNIDSVIVAEKPKMKSHIPTMRDKLAHTLEIDPNQIGIKATTNEQLGPVGREEGIAVYAVVLLIVVPEKTQSSF, from the coding sequence ATGAATATTCGTATTGGTAACGGTTATGATATCCATCGTCTTGTATTAGGAAGACCCCTAATTTTAGGAGGAGTTGAAATCTCCCACACCGTAGGATTACTCGGTCATAGTGATGCTGATGTGCTGACTCATGCTATTATGGATGCTATGTTAGGGGCCTTAAGTTTAGGCGATATTGGCCATTATTTCCCCCCTTCTGACCCCCAATGGGCCGGGGCTAATAGTTTAATCTTATTACAACAGGTTAATCAATTAGTGCGATCGCAAGGATGGCAAATCGGGAATATTGATTCGGTAATTGTGGCAGAAAAACCGAAAATGAAGTCCCATATCCCGACAATGCGCGATAAACTCGCTCATACTTTAGAAATTGACCCTAATCAAATTGGCATTAAAGCTACCACCAATGAACAATTAGGACCCGTCGGACGAGAAGAAGGTATTGCTGTTTATGCAGTTGTTCTTTTAATTGTCGTACCGGAGAAAACCCAATCATCATTTTGA
- a CDS encoding helix-turn-helix domain-containing protein, translating to MTQVSQLHQQWLEDPEYKTAYEGMALEFEIASAIISARTQAGLTQAELAQRMSAKQSQIARWEGGEQNATIKTLMRIAEATGTHLKISFEKSN from the coding sequence ATGACCCAAGTTTCCCAACTGCATCAGCAATGGTTAGAAGATCCAGAATATAAAACTGCTTATGAGGGGATGGCTTTAGAATTTGAAATTGCTTCAGCGATAATTTCTGCTAGAACCCAAGCTGGTTTAACTCAGGCAGAACTAGCTCAAAGAATGTCGGCTAAACAGTCTCAAATTGCACGATGGGAAGGTGGGGAACAAAATGCTACCATCAAAACATTAATGAGGATTGCGGAAGCGACGGGAACACATCTCAAAATTTCCTTTGAAAAGTCAAATTAG
- a CDS encoding DUF3038 domain-containing protein, whose amino-acid sequence MNNTAINPSLVPYWEDLTLSHAPTGLKLDQIQIHLDLVLLALEALTNLNSESLLATAQELNISMSIAQTFNLWRECILNPSLNNGRSGKKLQLEQARGQVLLICHLAQQNQEFIRRAVTLLEQVTFQDKDPYRTTLLGNYIEKFNDLYQGCIPPSESLSPSQLSKLASKLLVDLLFYSAPNGHRRLWIALLDYTR is encoded by the coding sequence ATGAATAATACGGCGATAAATCCATCTTTAGTTCCCTATTGGGAAGATTTAACCCTCAGTCATGCTCCTACAGGGCTAAAACTCGATCAGATTCAAATTCATTTAGATTTAGTATTATTGGCTTTAGAAGCCTTAACAAACCTCAATAGTGAGTCCCTACTCGCAACCGCCCAAGAACTCAATATAAGTATGAGTATCGCCCAAACCTTTAATCTTTGGCGAGAATGTATCTTAAATCCTTCTCTAAATAATGGCAGATCTGGCAAAAAATTGCAATTAGAACAGGCACGAGGACAAGTTTTATTGATTTGTCACTTAGCACAACAAAATCAAGAATTTATTCGCCGTGCTGTTACATTACTAGAACAGGTGACATTTCAAGATAAAGATCCTTATCGAACAACTTTACTTGGTAATTATATAGAAAAGTTTAATGATCTCTATCAAGGTTGTATTCCTCCATCAGAGAGTCTTTCCCCTTCCCAATTATCAAAACTTGCCTCTAAACTTTTAGTAGATTTACTGTTTTATAGTGCGCCTAATGGCCATCGCCGTTTGTGGATAGCCTTATTAGACTACACTCGCTAA
- a CDS encoding peptidoglycan D,D-transpeptidase FtsI family protein has translation MRNSPFNKPSPKNNSFPRKRRSFAKRNQSRQVSSVSSPPPKTKPTTLPKLRLLMVWGFLLACMMGLSWKLYQLQIVQGAELQKKARSQQTVNLRPYIPRRSIIDSQGNVLASDHLEYILYVHPIQLKLPKEEIAAKLSEILENQTPQQLLERFKERKTGVVIARGLPEGVTQRLRKLKLDGVELNEAYARFYPQEQMAADIIGYVDGDRHGQAGMELSQENLLERDLTSLYVRRTALGEIMPAFLPEDLLKSNDWQVQLTLDMRLQRAARSALQQQLKKFNAKRGAVIVMDSSDGSLLSLVCEPTFNPNQFYKSKVELFKNWTVSDLYEPGSTFKPINVALALEAGVIEPNSVFNDSGLVTVDGWKIYNASKAGNGNINVAKVLQVSSNVAMVQMMRRLSREDYYNRLQKLKLNQKTGIDLPGEASGHLKSKDVFTSQGIEQATTSFGQGFSLTPMKLVQLHGALANGGKLVTPHLVRGLVDVDGNLHWKPNHETHSIFPPKVTQQVVNMMETVVNSGSGEVSKIPGYRIGGKTGTAQKAGPRGGYLPNAKITSFVAILPVQSPRYVVLVVVDEPKGGNTFGSTVAAPVAKLVMDALISLKGLPPSK, from the coding sequence ATGAGGAATTCTCCGTTTAACAAACCTTCCCCAAAAAATAATTCATTTCCTAGAAAGCGTCGTTCTTTTGCCAAACGGAACCAGTCGCGGCAGGTTTCTTCTGTTTCTTCCCCTCCCCCTAAAACTAAACCGACCACTTTACCCAAACTACGACTCTTAATGGTTTGGGGGTTTCTGTTGGCCTGTATGATGGGGTTAAGCTGGAAACTCTATCAGTTACAAATTGTTCAAGGGGCTGAATTACAAAAAAAAGCTCGTTCACAACAAACGGTCAATTTGCGGCCTTATATCCCACGACGCTCAATTATTGATAGTCAGGGAAATGTCCTAGCTAGTGATCATCTAGAATATATTCTCTATGTTCACCCAATTCAATTGAAACTGCCCAAAGAAGAAATTGCGGCTAAATTGTCAGAAATTCTGGAAAATCAAACCCCTCAACAACTTTTAGAACGGTTTAAAGAGCGCAAAACTGGGGTTGTTATTGCGCGCGGTTTACCTGAAGGAGTGACACAACGTCTGCGAAAATTGAAACTTGATGGGGTAGAACTCAATGAAGCTTATGCCCGTTTTTATCCCCAAGAACAAATGGCCGCTGATATCATTGGTTATGTAGATGGCGATCGCCATGGCCAAGCAGGAATGGAATTGAGTCAGGAAAACCTATTAGAACGGGATTTAACGAGTTTATATGTGCGGCGTACTGCTTTAGGGGAAATCATGCCGGCCTTTTTGCCAGAAGATTTACTCAAGTCTAATGATTGGCAGGTACAATTAACCTTAGATATGCGTTTACAACGGGCGGCTCGTTCGGCGTTACAACAACAATTAAAGAAGTTTAATGCTAAACGGGGGGCCGTTATTGTCATGGATTCGAGTGATGGTTCTTTGTTATCTTTAGTGTGTGAGCCAACCTTTAATCCCAATCAATTTTATAAGTCTAAGGTAGAATTATTTAAAAATTGGACAGTTAGTGACCTTTATGAGCCAGGATCAACCTTTAAACCGATTAATGTGGCTTTAGCTTTAGAAGCAGGGGTTATTGAACCGAATTCGGTATTTAATGATTCTGGGTTAGTAACCGTGGATGGTTGGAAAATCTACAATGCCAGTAAAGCCGGAAATGGCAACATTAACGTAGCTAAAGTCTTACAAGTGTCGAGTAATGTGGCTATGGTTCAGATGATGCGGCGATTAAGTCGAGAAGACTATTATAATCGGTTACAAAAGCTAAAACTCAACCAAAAAACAGGAATTGATCTCCCAGGAGAGGCCTCTGGCCATCTTAAAAGTAAGGATGTTTTTACCAGTCAAGGAATTGAACAAGCAACAACATCTTTTGGTCAGGGTTTCTCTCTAACACCGATGAAATTAGTACAGTTACATGGTGCTTTAGCCAATGGGGGTAAGTTGGTGACTCCTCATTTGGTGCGGGGGTTAGTAGATGTTGACGGTAATTTACACTGGAAACCGAATCATGAGACTCACTCTATTTTCCCGCCTAAAGTGACTCAACAGGTGGTTAATATGATGGAAACAGTGGTTAATAGTGGTTCGGGAGAAGTCTCTAAAATTCCGGGTTATCGTATTGGTGGGAAAACGGGAACTGCCCAAAAAGCGGGCCCCAGAGGTGGATATTTGCCCAATGCCAAAATTACGAGTTTTGTGGCGATTTTGCCGGTTCAGTCCCCTAGATACGTGGTTTTAGTGGTGGTGGATGAACCGAAAGGGGGTAATACCTTCGGGTCAACGGTTGCTGCACCTGTGGCTAAATTAGTAATGGATGCGTTGATTTCGTTGAAGGGACTTCCTCCTTCAAAATGA
- a CDS encoding tetratricopeptide repeat protein: MNPIYYDYYYYYQQGCNLGQQAIQAEMTQNFPVAANLYAQTIEQIKHSISIARQVGQFVSGYVYYSLGFTYFRAALMQTTLGFQELAPNYLTDSLANVNQAIALNPNFFQYHSLAGEILLAQGNTVEAQKAFSFALQLNPMDAKSSWMLSFLYSARQQTAMANQYYQKAHQIQPDAPPIPSNLGKTSGSNWLDIIVQVSTIIKNLSPSPVTIYNSNSQQGNSSTMSNVTQTHSGSGDNVATSEIQIFLAHASEVVCGMSGV, encoded by the coding sequence ATGAACCCCATATATTACGACTATTATTACTACTATCAACAAGGATGTAATTTAGGCCAACAAGCAATACAGGCAGAAATGACTCAAAACTTTCCTGTCGCTGCTAATTTATACGCTCAAACAATTGAACAGATCAAACATTCGATAAGTATAGCTCGGCAGGTAGGACAATTTGTTTCTGGCTATGTATATTATTCGCTAGGATTTACCTATTTTCGTGCAGCATTAATGCAGACAACTTTAGGGTTTCAAGAGTTAGCACCAAATTATTTAACTGACTCCTTGGCTAATGTAAATCAAGCGATTGCTTTGAATCCTAACTTTTTTCAATATCATTCCTTGGCAGGAGAGATACTTCTAGCACAAGGAAATACAGTAGAAGCACAGAAGGCATTTTCATTCGCTCTACAACTTAATCCGATGGATGCTAAATCTTCTTGGATGTTAAGTTTTTTATATTCAGCTAGACAGCAAACGGCAATGGCAAATCAATACTATCAAAAAGCTCATCAAATACAACCTGATGCTCCACCAATACCATCAAATTTAGGCAAGACTTCAGGTTCAAATTGGCTAGATATAATAGTCCAAGTTTCCACTATTATAAAAAATTTATCACCTTCACCAGTTACTATTTATAATTCCAACTCTCAACAAGGAAATAGCAGTACTATGTCAAATGTTACTCAAACCCATTCTGGCAGTGGTGATAATGTTGCGACATCGGAGATCCAGATTTTTTTGGCTCATGCTAGTGAGGTAGTGTGTGGGATGAGCGGAGTCTGA
- a CDS encoding DUF4335 domain-containing protein, which yields MMLFSESAIRRYTPPTCTLEIWDKRPKFSRWTKKASPDDLHFKLKFDDPRLSEKEQVNLSGDHLQLELLTDVVSSYVQNLLYQTSSCLTPCLEKKIDSNQTNILDNASFLSSHPPRLQPQGFLTHQLIFADLEIQASHSGITLSASQLFDLLNALEGYTQGQSVVTPASTSWRGKGLSVWIGAVTVAILAVVVPTVGVQWFRQLNPNSASNTTQEKNEQPVGFLDVLPPVPPPSGKPLPSPSLAPILASRDPLPPPSKISPGTPPPRNSSRPITSPNLAILPPAPVVPPAPPKPPNAVDAPPLDPATAGRVPVLPPAGRGMVMQPWPSTPAAQIMAIAPLTPPPRLTAKSLSGRSLVDGNNVSTEFEPSVTTKPPLETTLLDAIPQVAEARQYIQQRWQPAADVKQTLEYRLIVGPDGSLKQAVPLGKAATLYLASTGLPKPGDSFVSKLDLSENQTIRLVLTPNGRVQTFLE from the coding sequence ATGATGTTATTTTCTGAGTCTGCCATCCGACGCTATACACCCCCAACCTGTACCCTAGAAATTTGGGACAAACGCCCTAAATTCTCTCGTTGGACAAAAAAAGCTTCTCCTGATGACTTACACTTTAAACTAAAATTTGACGATCCTAGACTATCCGAAAAAGAACAAGTCAACCTGTCAGGAGATCACCTTCAACTTGAATTACTCACTGATGTGGTGTCTTCCTATGTGCAGAATTTACTATACCAAACCTCTAGTTGTTTAACTCCTTGCTTAGAGAAAAAAATTGATTCAAATCAGACAAATATACTTGATAATGCTTCTTTTTTGTCGAGTCATCCTCCCAGGTTACAACCCCAAGGTTTTCTGACTCATCAATTAATATTTGCCGATCTCGAAATTCAAGCTTCTCATTCTGGTATTACTCTAAGTGCTTCTCAATTATTTGATCTACTCAACGCTTTAGAAGGCTATACTCAAGGACAGTCCGTTGTCACACCCGCTTCCACTTCTTGGCGAGGGAAAGGACTATCTGTGTGGATAGGGGCTGTTACAGTGGCTATACTGGCAGTAGTAGTCCCTACAGTGGGGGTTCAGTGGTTTCGTCAACTTAACCCTAATTCTGCCTCTAATACTACTCAAGAAAAGAATGAGCAACCTGTGGGCTTTTTGGATGTGTTACCCCCTGTTCCCCCACCTTCTGGCAAACCTTTGCCCTCTCCTTCCTTAGCCCCTATTTTAGCTAGTCGAGATCCTTTACCACCACCCTCAAAAATTAGTCCAGGAACTCCTCCACCCCGTAATTCCTCCCGTCCTATTACATCTCCTAACCTCGCTATTTTGCCGCCTGCGCCTGTGGTTCCTCCAGCACCCCCTAAACCTCCTAATGCTGTTGATGCGCCTCCTTTAGACCCTGCTACGGCTGGCAGGGTTCCTGTTTTACCTCCTGCTGGTAGAGGTATGGTCATGCAGCCTTGGCCTTCCACTCCCGCCGCTCAAATTATGGCGATCGCGCCTCTTACTCCTCCTCCCCGTCTAACGGCTAAGTCATTATCTGGGCGATCGCTGGTTGATGGTAATAATGTTTCGACTGAGTTTGAGCCGTCTGTCACCACTAAACCTCCTCTAGAAACCACTCTCCTTGATGCTATCCCTCAAGTGGCAGAAGCTAGACAATATATTCAACAACGCTGGCAACCGGCCGCAGATGTCAAACAAACTTTAGAATATCGTCTCATCGTTGGGCCTGATGGTTCTCTCAAACAAGCTGTTCCTCTAGGGAAAGCGGCTACCCTTTATCTGGCTAGTACGGGACTTCCTAAACCTGGAGATTCTTTTGTCTCTAAGCTTGATCTGTCGGAAAATCAAACCATTCGTTTAGTTTTGACCCCTAATGGTAGAGTTCAAACCTTTTTAGAGTAA
- a CDS encoding addiction module protein, with translation MTQITETLKLELSQLSVQDRAEIAQFLIQSLDENIDENLKQAWDNELNQRLAEIGEGNVRGELAEQVFLELRDRY, from the coding sequence ATGACTCAAATAACAGAAACCTTAAAATTAGAACTTTCTCAGCTTTCTGTACAAGATCGTGCTGAAATTGCTCAATTTCTTATCCAATCTCTTGATGAAAATATAGATGAAAATTTAAAACAAGCTTGGGATAATGAACTAAATCAAAGATTAGCAGAAATTGGTGAGGGAAATGTTAGGGGCGAATTAGCTGAGCAAGTATTTCTGGAATTACGAGATAGATATTAA
- the nagA gene encoding N-acetylglucosamine-6-phosphate deacetylase encodes MLKNIKIINAKIPGYKETQQISINEEGIIEKIELMSGIFSPEKTEILYDVRGDWLSLGGVDLQINGGLGLAFTNLREKHIPTLQKICQYLWEQGIDGFLPTLVTTSVDNIKRSLSVIDDFLAIQSQAKKETAKILGVHLEGPFLNHEKKGAHPAQYLLTPMKETVEWVLGEYGHLVKIMTLAPELDPSDEVISYLISQGIIVSLGHSQATAQEAKKAFKLGASMVTHAYNAMPPLHHRKPGLLGEAMINPKVYCGLIADGNHVSPTMIELLLRGSLYEAGVFLVSDALAPIGLEDGVYPWDDRQIEVKEGTARLADGTLAGTTLPLLVGVKNLVEWQICPIGIAIALGTESPRKALNLGGISPGQPAHLLRWHWEETTHQLTWKRLNSEWA; translated from the coding sequence ATGCTCAAAAATATTAAGATAATTAACGCCAAAATACCAGGATATAAAGAGACGCAGCAAATCTCAATAAATGAAGAAGGAATAATTGAAAAAATAGAATTAATGAGTGGGATATTTTCTCCAGAGAAAACGGAAATTTTGTACGATGTCAGAGGAGATTGGTTATCTTTAGGGGGAGTAGATTTACAAATTAATGGAGGATTAGGATTAGCCTTTACCAATCTACGAGAAAAACATATTCCGACCCTACAAAAGATCTGTCAATATTTATGGGAACAAGGGATTGATGGATTTTTGCCTACTTTAGTCACAACATCAGTGGATAATATCAAGAGATCCCTATCAGTAATTGATGACTTTTTAGCGATTCAAAGCCAAGCAAAAAAAGAAACAGCCAAAATTTTAGGAGTGCATTTAGAAGGGCCATTTCTCAACCATGAAAAAAAGGGGGCCCATCCCGCCCAATATTTATTAACTCCTATGAAAGAAACTGTCGAATGGGTATTAGGAGAATATGGTCATCTGGTTAAAATCATGACATTAGCACCCGAATTAGATCCTAGTGATGAAGTCATTTCATATTTAATATCCCAAGGAATTATTGTTAGTTTAGGTCATTCTCAAGCCACCGCTCAAGAAGCGAAGAAAGCCTTTAAATTAGGAGCTTCAATGGTGACTCATGCTTATAATGCTATGCCCCCATTGCATCATCGTAAACCAGGATTATTAGGAGAAGCCATGATAAATCCTAAAGTTTATTGTGGATTAATTGCGGATGGAAATCATGTCAGTCCAACCATGATAGAATTATTATTAAGAGGAAGTCTTTATGAAGCTGGAGTATTTTTAGTGAGTGATGCTTTAGCCCCTATTGGTTTAGAAGATGGGGTTTACCCTTGGGATGATCGACAAATTGAAGTTAAAGAAGGAACAGCAAGATTAGCAGATGGAACCTTAGCGGGGACGACCTTACCCTTATTAGTAGGGGTTAAGAACTTAGTAGAATGGCAAATTTGTCCGATAGGAATCGCCATCGCGTTAGGGACAGAATCACCGAGAAAAGCTCTTAACTTAGGGGGTATTAGCCCTGGACAACCGGCCCATTTATTACGTTGGCATTGGGAAGAAACGACCCATCAATTAACTTGGAAACGGTTGAATAGTGAATGGGCATAA
- a CDS encoding type II toxin-antitoxin system RelE/ParE family toxin: MNWSVETLNETVDAELAALPADMRARFIWISKLITEHGLENVGEPYVKHIEKALWEIRLKGRDGISRALYVTVKPKRVIVVRVFIKKTQKIPRKEIELALKRAQEIET, encoded by the coding sequence ATGAACTGGAGTGTTGAAACTTTAAACGAAACCGTAGATGCAGAACTAGCAGCATTACCAGCAGATATGCGTGCGCGGTTTATTTGGATTAGTAAGCTGATTACGGAACATGGTTTAGAAAATGTAGGGGAACCCTATGTCAAACATATAGAAAAAGCTTTGTGGGAAATTCGTCTTAAAGGGAGAGATGGAATTTCTCGTGCTTTATATGTCACTGTCAAACCCAAACGAGTTATTGTTGTGCGAGTTTTTATTAAGAAAACTCAGAAAATTCCCAGAAAAGAAATTGAACTTGCCCTAAAAAGGGCCCAGGAGATTGAAACATGA